taaaattgcatttaaaaaaaatccaatacTCTGGTTTGTTGTTTTCTGAGAACATAGTTCTGAGAATATCCCTACAATTCCAGTGTAAAGAGTGTAAAGAgttaaaactatagtttttatgttatggatggtcagtccttacatCCATAGCTCAGTCTGAGAATTTGATAGAGGTTACATTTCCCTagcctcatccctcatccctcatccctcatccttcatccctcatccctcatccctcattcttcatccctcatccctcatccctcatccctcatccctcatccttcatccctcatccctcatccttcatccctcatccctcatccttcatccctcatccttcatccctcatccttcatccctcatccctcatccttCATCCCTCATCCCACATCCTTCATCCCTCATCCTTCATCCCTCATccttcatccctcatccctcatccttCATCCCTCATCCCACATCCCTCATCCCTCAAGAAAAGTTACCTATTTGCTCGCTCCTTTAATTGAAGTACAATATTTTATGGTATTAAAAAGCTGTTTGCTGAGTAATAAGTCCACAGTCACAAAGGAAGTGTATGTAGATCCACATGTTTTTAATCAATGCTCAACATTTCACcatgaaaatcatattttatgCAACACAGGAAAATGGTAAGACTTTGATCTTCAATACTTTGGTCTTGTTTATTCAGCAACTTCTTTTCCCTGTAAGaagaaataaataatataatggATCAGTAATAATAATGAACATGATAAATATATGGATAGAATATAATGGATCAGTAATAATAATGAACATGATAAATATATGAATAGAATATAATGGATCAGTAATAATAATGAACATGATAAATATATGAATAGAATATAATGGATCAGTAATAATAATGAACATGATAAATATATGGATAGAATATAATGGATCAGTAACAATAATGAACATGATAAATATATGGATAGAATATAATGGATCAGTAATAACAATCAACATGATAAATACATGGATAGACTTGGATAGAATATAATATATCAAGCATTTAGTGCTCAGTGCTCAGCTTGGATTTTCCATTTTGAAGTACCAACAGAATTAACCTTTCATTTTTTGCCCTTCCTGAAATGTGCTGCTTGGTGATCTTAAATACAGCGGAACCAGTGTAAAAGGTCAGTATTGACCTCTGTGAAGACTGAATCATAGGTGGTGTTGATGTGGTCATATCTGAACATGAGTCAGGTACAGGTTTAGAAGCAGTTCTGTACCTTTCCAGAGTCACGGGTCTTGGCTCTGAGCTTGTTGACCTGAGTCTCAGCGATGTCAGCACgctcctcagcctcctccagcTCATGCTGAACCTTCCTGAACTTAGACATGTGCTGGTTTGCTGCTTCCTCCtgggtgaggaaaggagagggagagcagaacaTCAGCATTTAAAGTTTGAAGCTTCAGGTAGCAAATTAATGTTCTGTTTTTAGGATAACAATGTATACAGGGAGATAGAGGATACAGCAGAGGAAGTGAGTGGCAGAACAGGGGATCAAACCACTGCCTCCAGCACGATCACTAGACCAGCCCCTGGTGCAGCAAATTCATATTCAACCCCACCTCCTTTAAGTTTGCAATGAATAGGAGGCACTCAGAAATGTGCATAATTTCATCAGCAATTACTTGCACTATCAATTGTCGTTGTTGACTGATATGCTGGAGCAACACTTACTTCAAACTAAGTTGTATGGACATTAAGTATTGTAATGTTTACTAGGGATAAACATTTTAGTTTTTGAATGTATGCATTCAGAGTATTTGACTAAGTCTGTGACTCACTGCTTCCTCAGAATGCCTCTTGTAGGCCTTCACTT
This window of the Oncorhynchus tshawytscha isolate Ot180627B unplaced genomic scaffold, Otsh_v2.0 Un_contig_16552_pilon_pilon, whole genome shotgun sequence genome carries:
- the LOC112248072 gene encoding myosin-7-like gives rise to the protein VRELETEVEAEQRRGADAVKGVRKYERRVKELTYQTEEDKKNVGRLQDLVDKLQMKVKAYKRHSEEAEEAANQHMSKFRKVQHELEEAEERADIAETQVNKLRAKTRDSGKGKEVAE